A genomic segment from Candidatus Desulfatibia profunda encodes:
- a CDS encoding CoA transferase — protein AAIHWRETTGLGTMIEFSQVQAATRCLGYTTPMYGRFGIVRQRWGNWDTQLSVHGIILCGKSDFPDVKNPQDKHDARYVMVSAFQDADFKELCAITGMKDLYNKYKAHKDRVEAETQVEIYAALERWAEDKSRSQVVKILQDAGLLAEPVMNDREVYECDHYRQRGTIRWLDDPIFGDVLTQSGYSSGLMSKSPRRQNWIWRPVGADNVKIYHELLGYPTATIEEWYNKSWI, from the coding sequence GCGGCCATCCACTGGCGCGAAACCACCGGGCTGGGCACCATGATCGAGTTTTCCCAGGTGCAGGCGGCCACCCGCTGCCTGGGTTATACCACACCCATGTACGGCCGGTTCGGCATTGTGCGCCAGCGCTGGGGCAACTGGGACACGCAGCTAAGTGTGCACGGCATCATTCTGTGCGGAAAATCCGACTTTCCGGATGTTAAAAACCCGCAGGACAAACATGATGCCCGCTACGTCATGGTCTCGGCCTTCCAGGATGCGGATTTCAAAGAGCTGTGCGCCATCACCGGGATGAAAGATCTTTACAATAAGTACAAGGCGCACAAGGACCGGGTCGAGGCCGAGACTCAAGTGGAAATCTATGCTGCCCTGGAAAGGTGGGCCGAGGATAAGTCCAGGTCGCAAGTGGTAAAGATCTTGCAAGATGCCGGACTGCTGGCTGAACCGGTGATGAACGACAGGGAAGTTTACGAGTGCGATCACTACCGGCAGAGAGGCACCATCCGGTGGCTGGATGACCCCATCTTCGGTGACGTCCTCACCCAGAGCGGTTACAGCTCGGGATTAATGTCCAAGTCGCCCAGGAGACAGAACTGGATTTGGCGGCCGGTGGGTGCCGATAACGTGAAGATCTACCATGAGCTGCTCGGTTATCCGACTGCCACTATTGAAGAGTGGTACAATAAGAGCTGGATATAA